One Candidatus Methylomirabilis tolerans DNA window includes the following coding sequences:
- the shc gene encoding squalene--hopene cyclase, translated as MMRTPLGAERNPLGEAIERARSRLLTLQDPAGFWVAELEADSTLTSEYIMLRYLLGKVDETKQQKAVAYLRDTQLPDGGWNIYYGGPSHLSTTVKAYFALKLSGHSQEEPFMRRAREVILAQGGLLRANVFTKFALAIFGQLDWRGVPAMPVEPFLLPERSFFNMHEISYWSRTVLTPMMIIFAHKPVIPVPAGADLMELRGDFAPKHDYWFPSDPRPLSWQNLFLAADRLLHWYERRPIPRLRRLAMERATTWMLRRMGEGGLGGIYPAMANSVIALRCLGYEVEHSLVARAFKQIEALEVEDDRTLHLQPCLSPIWDTCLAVNALLASGLSADHPALISACEWLLSKQTRTVGDWKVKAPDAEPGGWYFQFENEFYPDIDDSAVVMTALIKTTLPDQATKDAALRQALKWVLPMQSSDGGWASYDKDNNKRFLNEHPFADHKALLDPPTADLTGRMLEMLGHMGWTCEAPVAQRAIAFLKREQEPAGCWFGRWGVNYLYGTWAVLAGLRAIGERMDQPYIQRAARWLIDHQNPDGGWGESCHSYEDPRTAGQGPSTASQTAWALLGLLHTGFVRHPAVTRGIDYLLRNQCEDGGWEEREFTGTGFPRVFYLRYHFYRLYFPLWALSLYRTLLPQAAAGHDENGATSSD; from the coding sequence ATGATGAGGACCCCCCTGGGAGCGGAGAGGAATCCGCTTGGTGAGGCGATCGAACGAGCCCGGTCTCGCCTCCTCACCCTGCAAGACCCTGCAGGCTTCTGGGTGGCGGAGTTGGAAGCCGACTCCACACTCACCTCCGAGTACATCATGCTCCGCTACCTGCTCGGCAAGGTGGACGAAACCAAGCAGCAGAAGGCCGTAGCCTATCTGCGCGACACGCAACTACCCGATGGCGGCTGGAACATCTACTATGGTGGGCCGAGCCACCTGAGCACCACGGTTAAGGCCTATTTCGCGCTCAAGCTCAGCGGTCATTCTCAGGAAGAGCCGTTCATGCGGCGGGCCAGAGAGGTGATCCTTGCTCAGGGCGGCCTCCTGCGGGCCAACGTCTTTACCAAGTTTGCCCTTGCCATCTTCGGTCAGCTCGATTGGCGAGGCGTTCCGGCTATGCCCGTCGAACCGTTCCTCCTCCCCGAACGGTCATTTTTTAATATGCATGAGATCTCCTACTGGTCCAGGACCGTGCTTACACCAATGATGATCATCTTCGCCCATAAGCCGGTCATACCGGTTCCGGCCGGAGCCGATCTCATGGAGCTTCGAGGGGATTTTGCGCCAAAGCATGACTACTGGTTCCCAAGCGACCCCCGGCCGTTATCGTGGCAAAACCTTTTCCTGGCTGCTGACCGGCTGCTTCACTGGTATGAGCGGCGTCCGATCCCGCGCCTCCGCCGGTTGGCGATGGAGCGGGCCACGACGTGGATGCTTCGCCGAATGGGGGAAGGCGGTCTCGGGGGGATCTATCCGGCAATGGCGAATTCGGTTATCGCGTTGCGCTGTTTGGGTTATGAAGTCGAGCATTCGCTGGTTGCCAGGGCCTTTAAGCAGATCGAAGCCCTCGAGGTGGAGGACGATCGAACCCTTCACCTGCAACCCTGCCTTTCCCCCATCTGGGATACCTGTCTGGCGGTGAACGCGCTGCTCGCATCGGGACTCTCCGCAGACCATCCCGCCTTGATTAGCGCGTGTGAATGGCTCCTTTCGAAACAGACCCGGACCGTGGGGGACTGGAAGGTCAAGGCGCCGGACGCCGAGCCGGGCGGCTGGTACTTCCAATTCGAGAACGAGTTTTACCCTGATATCGACGACAGCGCGGTGGTGATGACCGCCCTGATTAAAACCACCCTCCCTGATCAGGCGACGAAAGACGCGGCGCTCCGGCAGGCGCTCAAATGGGTTCTCCCGATGCAGTCAAGCGATGGGGGATGGGCATCATACGACAAGGATAACAACAAACGGTTTCTGAACGAGCACCCCTTCGCCGATCACAAGGCGCTGCTCGATCCGCCCACGGCGGATCTAACCGGACGGATGCTCGAGATGCTTGGCCACATGGGTTGGACCTGCGAAGCTCCTGTGGCTCAGCGCGCGATCGCGTTCCTCAAGCGAGAGCAGGAGCCGGCAGGGTGCTGGTTCGGTCGATGGGGAGTCAATTACCTCTATGGGACCTGGGCGGTGCTGGCGGGTCTTCGAGCCATCGGAGAGCGGATGGATCAGCCATATATCCAGCGGGCTGCCCGCTGGCTCATTGACCACCAGAATCCCGATGGCGGTTGGGGCGAATCGTGTCACTCGTACGAAGACCCACGAACGGCCGGTCAGGGTCCAAGCACCGCGTCGCAAACCGCCTGGGCGCTCCTGGGGCTCTTGCATACCGGCTTTGTGCGGCATCCGGCGGTGACGCGAGGCATTGACTACCTCCTCCGGAATCAATGCGAGGATGGCGGGTGGGAAGAACGAGAATTCACCGGAACAGGATTCCCGCGCGTCTTTTATCTGCGGTATCATTTCTACCGCCTCTACTTTCCGCTCTGGGCTCTTTCCCTATATCGCACCCTTCTTCCGCAGGCCGCCGCCGGCCACGATGAAAACGGCGCGACCTCCTCGGACTAG
- a CDS encoding L,D-transpeptidase yields the protein MSRYYCWLASVLVCLFLFSAPAELWGVSSPAPPSRCAIKYPSDAGLEWECQRLRARETLETLFGSRWVDVARFNRIDRRHAHPGISLKVPRRLEDIAGFTPMPQEYPLAVGEAKFILIDLTEQFLGAYEHGRLAFSVPIATGERGNETPTGEFAITAAHRHHHSSRYTIEKTNTPYPMNYALRFHISPVGNVYWIHGRDIPGYPASHGCIGLYDEPMQKKYYGYPHEPILEDARTLYNWVLAPLPEDEKYRILDSGPRVLIVGQAPVPQRGSSRAHSSVKSAPHVPSGAQHQLEGIVK from the coding sequence GTGAGCCGGTACTACTGTTGGCTCGCTTCCGTTCTCGTCTGCCTCTTCCTATTCTCTGCGCCCGCTGAACTCTGGGGCGTAAGTTCCCCCGCGCCTCCTTCCCGCTGTGCCATTAAGTACCCTAGTGATGCCGGACTAGAGTGGGAGTGTCAGCGTTTGCGTGCTCGCGAGACGCTGGAAACCCTATTCGGAAGCCGGTGGGTGGATGTGGCGCGATTCAACCGGATCGACCGGCGCCATGCCCATCCCGGCATTTCTCTGAAGGTCCCCAGGCGCCTTGAGGACATAGCCGGTTTTACGCCGATGCCTCAGGAGTATCCCCTGGCAGTCGGCGAAGCTAAGTTTATCCTGATTGACCTTACGGAGCAGTTCCTTGGAGCATATGAGCATGGTCGACTGGCGTTTTCGGTACCGATAGCCACAGGCGAGAGAGGAAACGAAACCCCGACAGGCGAATTTGCAATCACCGCCGCCCACCGTCATCACCATTCATCTCGCTATACCATCGAGAAGACTAATACCCCGTATCCGATGAACTACGCTCTTCGATTCCATATCAGCCCGGTGGGCAACGTATACTGGATTCATGGGCGCGATATTCCCGGATACCCAGCCTCGCATGGCTGCATCGGATTGTACGATGAGCCGATGCAAAAAAAGTATTATGGATACCCCCATGAGCCGATCCTTGAGGATGCCAGGACCCTCTATAACTGGGTACTGGCGCCTCTACCGGAGGACGAGAAATATCGGATTCTGGACAGCGGGCCACGGGTGCTGATTGTCGGCCAAGCGCCGGTTCCACAGCGAGGATCAAGCCGGGCTCACTCAAGCGTAAAGTCTGCCCCACACGTCCCTTCCGGAGCGCAACATCAATTGGAAGGAATTGTGAAGTGA
- the guaD gene encoding guanine deaminase, translated as MPQMRLFRGHILNPIAEDRYTLHVDGGIVVDGSGTMLEVGEYHEVKQQYPSATVVDYSDRLILPGFIDTHIHLPQYGMIALHGKELLEWLKTYIFPAERAFTPEVADTLCPLFFRSLLSHGVTTAAIYCSVQKDSTHVAFEWAEKTGIRAIIGKVMMDQNAPDVLLENTSESLQASEDVCRTWHGAANGRLLYAFTPRFAPTCSRALMRAVSDLAGQYGAYIQTHLAEHPAELQWVRELFPETQSYTDVYFRAGLLGPKTMLAHAIYVSSDERRLLTETGTCVSHCPTSNLFLKSGLMPLRELMDIGLRIGLGSDVGGGPTLSPFEIMRSAIYVHTARRFLPDFRGGDISPATALYMATLGGAKALGLDDTIGSLDRGKEADFIIVNPQRLSPFSTATGTELSSETLLSRMIFQGDDRIVERTYVRGDLCYDRRSCGKNEREI; from the coding sequence ATGCCGCAAATGAGATTATTCCGCGGGCATATCTTGAATCCGATCGCAGAAGATCGGTATACGCTTCATGTGGACGGAGGAATAGTCGTAGATGGAAGCGGCACAATGCTTGAAGTCGGGGAATATCATGAAGTAAAACAGCAGTATCCGAGTGCCACCGTAGTTGACTACTCGGATCGCCTGATCCTGCCCGGTTTCATCGACACCCACATCCACCTGCCTCAGTATGGGATGATTGCGCTGCATGGTAAAGAACTGCTGGAGTGGCTCAAGACGTATATCTTTCCCGCAGAGAGGGCGTTCACACCTGAGGTCGCCGATACCCTCTGCCCCCTTTTCTTTCGATCGCTCCTCTCCCATGGTGTGACTACCGCTGCCATCTATTGCTCGGTCCAGAAGGACAGTACCCACGTGGCCTTTGAGTGGGCGGAAAAAACAGGGATCAGGGCGATCATCGGGAAGGTCATGATGGACCAGAACGCTCCGGATGTCCTCCTGGAGAACACGTCGGAATCTCTTCAAGCAAGCGAGGATGTGTGCCGGACGTGGCACGGCGCAGCCAATGGAAGGTTACTCTACGCCTTTACCCCGAGGTTTGCTCCGACATGCAGCAGGGCTCTAATGAGGGCTGTGAGTGACCTGGCCGGCCAGTATGGTGCGTACATTCAGACCCATTTAGCCGAACATCCTGCTGAGCTACAATGGGTAAGAGAATTATTCCCGGAGACGCAAAGCTATACCGATGTCTACTTCAGGGCCGGCCTCTTAGGTCCAAAGACTATGCTGGCCCACGCAATCTATGTCAGCTCCGATGAGCGGCGCCTGCTAACCGAGACGGGGACCTGTGTGTCTCACTGCCCCACCTCAAACCTTTTCCTCAAGAGCGGACTCATGCCCCTGCGCGAGCTTATGGACATAGGGCTACGGATTGGTCTAGGGTCAGACGTGGGCGGCGGGCCAACCCTGTCTCCATTTGAAATCATGCGCTCGGCGATTTATGTGCACACGGCCCGCCGTTTTCTCCCTGATTTTCGTGGTGGAGACATTTCCCCGGCCACCGCCTTATATATGGCGACCCTGGGAGGCGCAAAGGCGTTGGGACTCGACGATACAATCGGCAGCCTTGATCGCGGCAAAGAGGCGGACTTCATCATTGTGAATCCACAAAGACTGAGCCCCTTCTCGACAGCAACAGGGACGGAACTCTCTTCCGAGACGCTGCTCTCCCGCATGATCTTTCAGGGAGATGACCGCATCGTCGAGCGGACCTACGTTCGGGGAGACCTCTGCTATGATCGCCGTTCGTGCGGAAAGAACGAGAGGGAGATCTGA
- a CDS encoding NCS2 family permease — protein MKHRWFVRGDIDGFFGLFIDNLLQLMVIAVLGRQVSGLPPELITGRILPGAAVSILIGNLLYAWQARRLMRESGRTDVTALPYGINTPSLLAFLFLIMGPVYQETGNPTLAWQAGLLACLLSGIMETAGAFVGDRVRRHTPRAALLSALAGVAITFIAMGFTFQIFATPAIALLPMLMILISYGSHARLPLGMPGGLAAVLVGTGLAWILRAAGLPYFQPSAEPYRLALYPPSPTIGDLLAVLQGPMGWRFLSIIFPMGLFNVIGSLQNLESAEAAGDRYPTRSSLLINGIGSVMAALFGSPFPTTIYIGHPGWKAMGARAGYSILNGTIIAALCLLGGVTLILHYIPIEATLGILLWIGIIITAQAFQEVPKRHTLAVAFGLVPSLAAWALTLIETTLQKAGRTLFEVAPAFGRDLHIHGIIALSQGFLLSSMILAAILVSVIEREFLRAAVWTAIAAGLSMIGLIHAYDLAPSGVQNKLGLAAAPEFALMYGLSGLFLLVLHLRDSRCQS, from the coding sequence ATGAAACACCGCTGGTTTGTCCGAGGCGACATCGACGGCTTCTTCGGCCTGTTCATCGACAATCTGCTACAGCTCATGGTGATCGCCGTGCTGGGTCGGCAGGTGAGCGGGCTGCCCCCAGAACTGATCACCGGGCGGATCCTTCCGGGCGCTGCCGTCTCGATCCTGATCGGTAATCTCCTCTATGCCTGGCAGGCGAGGCGGCTGATGCGCGAGAGCGGCCGGACCGATGTAACCGCCCTGCCGTACGGAATCAATACCCCAAGTCTCCTCGCCTTCCTGTTCCTGATCATGGGGCCCGTTTATCAGGAGACCGGCAATCCCACCCTGGCCTGGCAGGCCGGGCTACTGGCCTGCCTGCTCAGCGGAATCATGGAGACGGCGGGAGCCTTTGTCGGGGACCGGGTGAGACGCCATACGCCACGGGCAGCGCTGCTGTCGGCACTCGCGGGTGTGGCGATCACCTTCATCGCCATGGGTTTCACCTTCCAGATTTTTGCCACCCCCGCAATCGCACTGCTCCCGATGCTGATGATCCTGATCTCGTATGGCTCGCATGCCCGCCTGCCGCTTGGAATGCCCGGAGGCCTGGCCGCCGTCCTCGTCGGGACCGGTCTGGCGTGGATCCTGCGCGCGGCGGGTCTGCCGTACTTCCAGCCCTCAGCGGAACCTTATCGTCTGGCCCTCTATCCCCCCAGCCCAACCATAGGGGATCTCCTTGCCGTGCTGCAAGGGCCGATGGGATGGCGGTTCCTCTCGATCATCTTCCCGATGGGGCTGTTCAACGTGATCGGCTCACTTCAGAACCTGGAGAGTGCAGAGGCGGCCGGTGATCGATACCCCACGCGATCGTCGCTCCTGATCAACGGGATCGGCAGCGTGATGGCGGCCCTGTTCGGTAGCCCCTTTCCGACAACGATCTATATCGGGCATCCAGGCTGGAAAGCGATGGGCGCCAGAGCGGGCTACTCGATTCTGAACGGAACGATCATTGCCGCCCTGTGCTTGCTCGGAGGGGTCACCCTGATCCTCCACTATATTCCGATCGAGGCGACCCTCGGCATCCTGTTGTGGATCGGGATCATCATCACAGCCCAAGCCTTCCAGGAGGTGCCGAAACGGCATACCCTGGCCGTAGCCTTCGGCCTGGTTCCCTCACTGGCAGCCTGGGCACTCACTTTGATCGAGACGACCCTACAGAAGGCGGGCCGGACCTTGTTCGAGGTGGCGCCGGCCTTTGGGCGCGACCTGCATATCCACGGGATCATCGCGCTGAGCCAGGGGTTCCTGCTCAGCTCAATGATCCTCGCTGCCATCCTGGTATCGGTGATAGAGCGGGAGTTCCTGAGGGCGGCTGTCTGGACAGCGATTGCCGCAGGGCTGTCGATGATCGGTCTGATCCATGCTTACGATCTGGCCCCCTCAGGGGTGCAGAATAAGTTGGGGCTGGCGGCGGCGCCGGAATTCGCCCTCATGTACGGACTGAGCGGCCTGTTCCTGCTGGTGCTACATCTACGCGACAGTCGTTGTCAGTCCTAG
- a CDS encoding ABC transporter permease, translated as MPIPVSYSIRNLWARKYTTALTAGGMALVVFVFAAVMMLDAGLKKTLVATGHPDNILVTRRSSGTEIQSGVARAQAAIIESQPEIAIGPGGAQMASKEVVVLITQPKRGTGVPTNVTVRGVGAQGLALRPQVRVISGRMFRPGSTEITVGRSIAERFDGTGIGEQLRFGGRHWTVVGVFDAGGSAFDSEVWGDGEQMIQAFRRTAFSSVAARLADPSQFDALKRRLESDPRLTLDVKRERTFYEEQSQVMSNFISYLGLTLSVIFSVGAMIGAMITMYAAVATRTSEIGALRALGFQRRSILVAFLAEALVLGLVGWIVGLAFASAMQLVQISTMNWQSFSELAFRFTLTSEIVGKSLVFALVMGLVGGFLPAVRAARLKIVDALRAA; from the coding sequence ATGCCGATTCCCGTCTCGTACAGTATACGTAACCTCTGGGCTCGAAAGTATACTACCGCGCTGACCGCGGGCGGGATGGCGCTCGTCGTCTTTGTATTTGCCGCGGTGATGATGCTCGACGCCGGACTCAAGAAAACGCTCGTCGCGACAGGGCACCCCGACAATATCCTCGTGACCCGTCGCTCGTCCGGTACCGAAATCCAGAGCGGGGTCGCCCGCGCGCAGGCGGCGATCATCGAGAGCCAGCCGGAGATTGCGATCGGCCCAGGCGGGGCGCAGATGGCGTCAAAGGAGGTCGTCGTACTGATCACGCAGCCGAAGCGCGGTACCGGGGTACCGACTAACGTGACCGTGCGCGGGGTGGGCGCACAGGGTCTCGCCCTCCGTCCGCAGGTCCGGGTGATCTCCGGACGGATGTTTCGGCCGGGCAGCACCGAGATTACTGTGGGTAGAAGCATCGCCGAGCGCTTCGACGGTACGGGTATCGGCGAACAGCTTCGTTTTGGCGGCCGTCATTGGACAGTAGTCGGCGTATTCGATGCGGGCGGATCGGCGTTTGACTCCGAGGTGTGGGGCGACGGCGAGCAGATGATCCAGGCGTTCCGACGCACGGCGTTCTCGTCGGTTGCCGCGCGCCTCGCCGACCCATCGCAGTTCGACGCGCTGAAGCGGCGTCTCGAGTCCGACCCGCGGCTCACGCTCGATGTCAAGCGTGAGCGCACCTTCTACGAGGAGCAGTCGCAGGTCATGTCGAACTTTATCAGCTACCTCGGGTTGACGCTCTCGGTCATCTTCTCAGTCGGCGCAATGATCGGTGCGATGATCACGATGTACGCTGCGGTGGCAACCCGAACGTCGGAGATCGGTGCGTTGCGCGCCCTCGGGTTCCAGCGCCGCTCGATCCTTGTCGCGTTTCTCGCGGAGGCGCTCGTCCTCGGACTGGTCGGCTGGATAGTGGGACTGGCGTTCGCCTCGGCGATGCAGCTCGTACAGATCTCCACGATGAACTGGCAGTCGTTCTCGGAGCTCGCCTTCCGGTTCACACTCACGTCGGAAATTGTCGGGAAGTCGCTCGTGTTTGCACTCGTAATGGGGCTGGTCGGCGGGTTCCTGCCCGCGGTGCGCGCGGCGCGATTGAAGATCGTGGACGCGCTCCGGGCGGCTTAG
- a CDS encoding efflux RND transporter periplasmic adaptor subunit, with protein sequence MGNPDLSKLSIDRSAARVSRARRRLWPWATGLALLAAAAAVGFSGGFGGPVTVETASVTTAYPSQAVTALNATGYVTAQRKAAVASKATGRLEWLGVMEGSRVKRDEVIARLESRDVAAAREQAAANVTVTEANLEQAQAELRDADLNLARMRDLSQNNYISRLELDIAVARADKARAAARSSEAAISVARANLKAADVSFDQTRIRAPFDGVVLTKNANVGDNITPFSNAVDTKGAVVTIADMATLEVEADVAESSLGRIKVGQPCEIQLDAIPDMRFAGAVNRIVPTVDRAKATVMVKIRFVDRDERVLPDMSAKVAFLDREVEPADRKPVVAVPRQAVVERNGAQVVFILKDGRAMLTKVAIGRALGDLVEVSGVPTGEKVVLAPLDKLADGTRIKANRK encoded by the coding sequence TTGGGTAATCCCGATCTTTCGAAGCTGAGCATCGACCGGAGCGCGGCCCGCGTATCGCGCGCGCGCCGACGGCTGTGGCCTTGGGCGACAGGTCTCGCCCTGCTAGCCGCTGCGGCAGCGGTCGGATTCTCCGGCGGATTCGGCGGACCCGTGACGGTAGAAACCGCTTCAGTCACGACCGCGTATCCCTCGCAGGCGGTAACCGCGCTGAACGCCACCGGCTACGTTACCGCGCAGCGTAAGGCCGCAGTCGCGTCGAAGGCGACGGGACGTCTTGAATGGCTCGGCGTCATGGAAGGCAGTCGCGTCAAGAGGGACGAGGTCATCGCGCGGCTCGAGAGCCGCGACGTCGCAGCGGCCCGCGAACAGGCGGCAGCGAACGTCACGGTCACCGAGGCGAACCTCGAGCAGGCGCAGGCCGAACTGCGCGACGCCGACCTCAACCTGGCGCGCATGCGCGACCTGTCGCAGAATAACTACATCAGCAGATTGGAGCTCGATATCGCGGTGGCGCGGGCCGATAAGGCGCGCGCGGCGGCACGGTCGAGCGAGGCCGCGATCTCGGTCGCTCGGGCAAACTTGAAAGCGGCGGACGTCTCGTTCGACCAGACGCGGATCCGCGCCCCATTCGACGGGGTGGTGCTGACTAAGAACGCGAACGTTGGCGATAATATCACCCCGTTCTCGAACGCGGTCGACACCAAGGGCGCGGTTGTGACCATAGCCGATATGGCGACGCTTGAGGTTGAAGCCGACGTAGCGGAGTCCTCGCTCGGTCGGATCAAGGTCGGCCAACCGTGCGAGATTCAGCTTGACGCTATACCCGACATGCGCTTTGCCGGCGCGGTGAACCGCATCGTTCCGACCGTCGACCGCGCGAAGGCGACGGTGATGGTAAAGATTCGATTCGTGGATCGCGATGAGCGTGTGCTGCCCGACATGAGCGCAAAGGTCGCATTCCTCGATCGCGAGGTCGAGCCGGCCGATCGGAAGCCGGTCGTCGCCGTCCCGAGGCAAGCGGTCGTCGAGCGCAACGGCGCACAGGTTGTCTTCATCCTGAAAGACGGTAGGGCAATGCTCACCAAGGTTGCAATCGGCCGCGCGCTTGGCGACCTCGTCGAAGTGAGCGGCGTCCCGACAGGCGAGAAGGTCGTCCTTGCGCCACTCGATAAGCTTGCCGACGGTACGCGCATCAAGGCGAATCGGAAGTGA
- a CDS encoding ABC transporter permease, whose product MQFLKLVLRNALRHRLRTALTLLGLVVAILSFGLLQTVVDAWYAGAAGAAPTRLVTRNAVSLTFPLPLSYRDRIRAVDGVRAVSHATWFAGIYQDPKNFFPQFAIEPRTYFAMYPEYLVALQEFTTFLRDRKGAVIGRKLAGTYHLNVGDVLPLRGTIYPGTWEFTVRAIYDGIDAKTDTSQMFFHWEYLNETMKKRSRSYADQVGVYLVDVTDIDRVAEVSRAIDVAFKNSLAETLTETERAFQIGFVKQTEALVIAIRIVSYVVIVIILAVMANTMAMTARERLSEYATLKVLGFSPVYIAALIVGESVAIAAIGAVIGIATTFPVSDWFAAKVGTLFPVFKVSGETVILQILCALGVGVASAVVPGRRAATVKIVEGLRAIG is encoded by the coding sequence GTGCAGTTTCTGAAGCTCGTGCTCCGCAATGCGCTGCGCCACAGGCTGCGTACCGCGCTCACGCTGCTCGGCCTGGTAGTGGCGATCCTGTCGTTCGGACTGCTGCAGACGGTTGTGGACGCATGGTACGCCGGCGCTGCAGGCGCGGCCCCGACGCGGCTCGTCACGCGCAACGCGGTCTCGCTTACGTTCCCGCTGCCGCTCAGCTATCGCGACCGGATCCGCGCCGTCGATGGCGTGCGCGCCGTGTCGCACGCGACATGGTTCGCCGGCATCTATCAGGACCCCAAAAATTTCTTTCCGCAGTTCGCCATCGAGCCGCGCACCTATTTCGCGATGTACCCCGAGTACCTCGTTGCGCTGCAAGAGTTCACTACCTTTCTTCGCGACCGCAAGGGCGCCGTCATCGGCCGCAAGCTCGCCGGCACATACCACCTGAATGTCGGCGACGTACTGCCGCTGCGCGGTACGATCTATCCGGGCACCTGGGAGTTCACGGTGCGGGCCATCTACGACGGCATCGATGCAAAGACCGACACCTCGCAGATGTTCTTTCATTGGGAGTACCTCAACGAGACAATGAAGAAGCGTTCCCGTAGCTACGCCGATCAAGTCGGTGTCTATCTGGTCGACGTGACCGACATCGACCGCGTAGCCGAGGTGAGTCGCGCGATCGACGTGGCGTTTAAGAACTCGCTCGCCGAGACGTTGACCGAAACCGAACGCGCATTTCAGATCGGCTTCGTCAAGCAGACGGAGGCGCTCGTCATCGCGATCAGGATCGTGTCCTACGTGGTGATCGTGATCATTCTTGCGGTCATGGCGAATACGATGGCGATGACCGCCCGCGAACGGCTCTCCGAGTATGCGACGCTCAAGGTCCTCGGGTTCTCGCCCGTCTACATCGCGGCGCTCATCGTCGGCGAATCGGTCGCGATCGCTGCCATCGGGGCGGTGATCGGCATTGCGACCACATTTCCGGTCAGCGATTGGTTCGCGGCGAAGGTAGGCACGCTGTTTCCGGTATTCAAGGTGAGCGGCGAGACCGTCATACTGCAAATCCTCTGCGCGCTCGGCGTCGGCGTCGCGTCGGCGGTTGTGCCCGGGCGGCGGGCGGCGACAGTGAAGATCGTGGAGGGGCTGCGCGCGATCGGGTGA
- a CDS encoding ABC transporter ATP-binding protein, whose amino-acid sequence MDETAAALPLIDIRNVAKSYRRGGQIVPVLTDITFEVRAGDFLGLMGPSGSGKSTLLNLIAGIDKPDAGEILFDGIDITRLSEAELADWRAGTVGFIFQFYNLIPVLTAFENVELPLTLTRLTRRERREHVEAALELVGLSDRVTHYPSELSGGQQQRVAIARAFITDPRLIVADEPTGDLDRHSAEEVLTLMDRLNADLGKTIVMVTHDRRAADQARAIMYLDKGELSTAADVHERSLK is encoded by the coding sequence ATGGACGAGACCGCCGCTGCGCTGCCGCTGATCGACATTCGCAACGTCGCAAAGTCGTACCGGCGCGGCGGACAGATTGTGCCGGTGCTGACCGACATCACGTTCGAGGTGCGCGCAGGTGACTTCCTCGGCCTGATGGGCCCGTCGGGGTCGGGCAAATCGACGCTGCTCAACCTGATCGCCGGTATCGATAAGCCCGACGCCGGGGAGATCCTTTTCGACGGCATCGACATTACCCGGCTGTCGGAGGCCGAGCTTGCCGACTGGCGAGCGGGTACGGTCGGTTTCATCTTCCAGTTCTACAACCTGATACCGGTCCTGACGGCCTTCGAGAACGTCGAGCTGCCGCTCACGCTGACCCGCCTCACCCGCCGCGAGCGGCGCGAGCACGTGGAGGCGGCGCTCGAGCTCGTCGGCTTATCGGACCGGGTGACGCACTATCCATCGGAGCTTTCCGGTGGGCAGCAGCAGCGCGTCGCAATCGCGCGCGCGTTCATTACCGATCCGCGGCTGATCGTGGCCGATGAGCCGACCGGCGACCTTGACCGCCACTCGGCCGAAGAGGTGCTCACGCTTATGGACCGCCTGAACGCCGACCTCGGTAAGACGATTGTGATGGTAACGCACGACCGCCGCGCCGCCGACCAGGCCCGTGCGATCATGTATCTCGATAAGGGCGAACTGTCGACGGCGGCCGACGTGCACGAGCGGTCGCTAAAGTGA
- a CDS encoding DUF882 domain-containing protein, which translates to MTGSAHHHWTRRSFLKASLASAFLLVGKPVWAQDLMVPSGQEGRLCLLNTHTHERLDVTYRDPSGQYDPDALGAIDHLLRCHYTNRATRMDVRMIEFLNAVDKQLGGDNEIHVISGFRSPEYNRLLRRKGRRVARHSLHLSGKAVDIRIPGIGSNLIKKTALDLRYGGVGYYPRRGFVHLDSGAFRHW; encoded by the coding sequence ATGACGGGATCGGCTCACCACCATTGGACACGTAGATCCTTCCTGAAGGCTTCTCTTGCTTCTGCTTTCTTGCTGGTCGGTAAGCCGGTGTGGGCACAGGACCTTATGGTTCCGTCAGGCCAGGAGGGAAGGCTCTGCCTGTTGAACACCCACACACATGAGCGACTGGACGTCACCTACAGAGACCCATCCGGTCAATATGACCCGGATGCTTTGGGCGCCATTGACCATCTCCTTCGCTGTCATTATACAAACCGGGCGACCAGGATGGACGTCCGGATGATTGAGTTTTTAAATGCGGTAGATAAGCAATTGGGGGGGGATAACGAAATCCACGTCATATCGGGTTTCAGATCGCCTGAGTACAATCGACTGCTGCGACGAAAAGGTCGGCGCGTTGCCAGGCATAGCCTCCATCTGTCCGGCAAGGCTGTAGATATCCGCATTCCAGGGATTGGTTCGAATCTCATTAAGAAAACTGCGCTCGATCTGAGATATGGTGGCGTAGGCTATTATCCTCGTAGAGGGTTTGTCCATCTGGATTCTGGAGCATTTAGGCACTGGTGA